The sequence below is a genomic window from Gemmatimonadota bacterium.
GGTGAAGGTGGTCTTGCCGTAGGTGGCGGCGACATCGAATACGGTGCCGGCCGTTGACCGAACCCCGCCGGCCGTGACCTCGCCGAACGTGACGACGCAGCCTTTCGAGAGGAAGCGGCCCACCGGGACGGTGGCGCCGATCGTGTGCGAGGTCCAACGAGACATGCCCAGAATGCTGTTTTCGAGGTGGGGGCGGGCGGATCGGAACGGCGAGATCCGTTCTTCCTCCGGCCGGTCGGTCGTCTCGAAGCGATACTGGATCTGGAGGCCCGTCGTCCGCCAGGCTACCTCCGTAAGCCACGTGTCGTAGACGAAGAACCCGTCGAGCTCCGAGGTTCGAGCCCATTCGCCGAAAACAGCCAGCGCGGGTCCGGCCGGCCGGACGGTCAGGCCGAGGTGGCGTTTGGCCTGATTGGCTCCGGCGCCCGGCCGGTGCTCGGGGGAGCTGACGCCGGCCAACGAGGCCGCCACCTCGGCAACATCCCGATGCCGGATCGTGGCGCGAAGGGACCACGAATCGCCGAATCGGCCTCGGATCCGGGGCCATTGGCCGGGCCGCTCCGGTTCGTCTCCGTTGAAGACTGACCCCTCGATCAGGGCCGGACCGACTCCCAACTGGATTCCGGCAACGGCCCGCTCGAGGATTTGCGCCAAGTGGTGGTTGGTTGGATAGCGCGCAAAGGGTCGGGTCATCGGGTCGGCGGAACCAAAGGGAACGAATCCCTTGCCGGCAAAACCACCGACCCGGCATTGGAGTCGACGGCCGCACGGCAGGCGGGACGCTCCTTCGAGGATGATTTCGTGCCAATAGGTGTGGGGGTGGCGGCGGTCGACGAATCCTTCACCCCAGGCGCCCGGCGTCAGCTCCCCGTTCGGGATGGTGAGTCCTTCCAGGTTGACCGTGGCTCGGGCACCGAACCCCCGACCCAGGCGGACGGTTGCGGCGATCATCGGCTGGACCAGTTGGAACGCGGATCCGATCCGGGCTTCGGCAGTTGGATTAACCCGGTGGACCAGGCCGATGGCCTGGGCCGCCACGGTCACCCGAGTCTGGGCCCGCCCGTCCGTGGCCCCGGGCCATGCCAAGCCTGCCCCAAGGAGCCCGATCGCGGTCACCGCCCGAATCATAGACTTCATGTTAGCGGGGACAGTACATTTTTCACCATCTCTGACGATTGCCTGGTTCAACCCGGCTCGGCTGACCTTTCCGATCCGGGCCACCAATCTGTTCTCGATCGAGTTCTTCGCCTACACGTCGATCCTCGAGTGGGGGGAGGAAGAAGCTCCGGATTCCACTCGAAGACGATGCGGTCGTGACCGGCCGGGGGGTGGAGTGGCTCTACCCGGTGAACCAGCGGATCCTGGTGATCAAGTGAGGGGCGACCGGGTTATCCTTGGCTGTCGACAAGGATAGGCATTCGGAATGGCCCAAGGCCCCAAACTAATGACGAGATGCGGTCGAATTGCGATCGCCGGCCGGCCCAACGTCGGCAAGTCGTCGCTTCTGAACGCCCTGGTGGGCGACCGGCTGGCCATGGTGAGCCCGAAGGCCCAAGCCACCCGCGAACCCGTGATCGGCTTGCGCTCCGAAGGCGAGAATCAGTTCATCTTCGAGGATCTGCCGGGCCTCTTGGACCCGTCGTACTTGCTGCAGCGCCGAATGGTGGCGTTGGCGGTTGCCGCGATCGAGCGGGCTGACGTGATCCTGCACCTCCATCCCGCAGCCGAATTTCCCGCGCCTGATTTGGTGACCTTGCTGCCGAGTGGGGTCCGGCCAACCCATCCGGTCGTGGTGGCATACACCAAGGCCGATGTCGTTCCGCCGGCCAAGAGGGTGGCAGGGCAGTTGTATGTCTCGACCGAACCGGTGCAGGGACTCGACGTCCTCACCGCGATCCTCGCGCGGCATCTCCCGGAGCGGCCGTGGCAGTATCCAGGGGACGATCTCGGGACCCAGCCGGTCCGGTTCTTCGTCACGGAGTACCTCCGCGAAGCCGCCTTCCAGCACCTCGAAGACGAGGTCCCCTACTCGTTCGCTTCGGTGGTGGAGGAGTTCCGCGAAGCCGCCGACCCCATATACATTCGGACGACGCTTTTCGTCGAACGCGAGTCCCAAAAACGGATCTTGATCGGGGCTGGGGGCCGCACGATCAAATCCATTGGCCAGCATGCGAGGCTCCGGCTCGAACAACTGCTGGGCGGGCGGGTGTTTCTCGAGACCTGGGTCAAGGTGGTGCCGCATTGGCGTCAGTCGAGCGAGGTGCTCGCCCGTTTGGGATTTCCAGAACATTCATGATGGAGACCGCTTGATGAGCCTCGCGCCGGAATTGCTGGAAATCTTGGTGTGTCCGAAGTGCAAAGGGGACCTGGAGCACCGGCCGGACGAGCAGGTGCTGATTTGTCGCGCCTGCCGGCTGGTCTACCCAATCGAAGACGATATTCCCGTGATGCTGATCGACGAGGCCCGCCCGCTGTGACCGAAGGCTCCCTGCTCGAACGAACCGTGGCCACCGCCACGGACCTAGCCGCCAGTCATCGCCACAACTTCGTTGGCACCGAGCACCTCCTGGCGGGGCTGTTGCAGGACTCCGATGGGTTTGCCGCCACGCTCATTGCGAAGACCGGCCTCGATCTTGGGGTGGTCCGGGCCGGTTTGATGGATGGCCTCCGACAGGCCTCCGAGTCGGAATCGGCGGCGCGACTGTCCGTCAGCCGGTTTGCCGAGCGGGCCCTCGAAATGGCCAAGGCCTCGGCGGCGGCCGACGGTCGGGCCGCAGTGGAAGAGCGGGACCTGCTCCAGGTCTTGATTGCCCAACCCAAGGGCCGAATGGCGCAGCTGCTCAAGGGCGATGGGACGGCATTGCTGGCGCTTCGGGCGGCGCTCGGAACGCCGCCGCCCGCACCGGCGGCCCCGAGGCCCGAACGGAAGGCGCCGGACCGGCCCGAGCCCAAGCCAAAGCCGGCCGAGGCCAAGCCGGCCCGGCCTGCCCGGGAACCCAGGCCGCCGCGGGGGGGACCGGCCCCCTCTCAGCCGAGGCCGCCCCGGGGGGCTCCGGAGCCTGAGGAACGGGATCCTCGGCCGCTCCGGATTGCCAGGCCGGATCCGCCCAGGCGGTTTCGGTGGTCGCTCCTGTTGCTGCTCGCGGTGCCCGCGAGTGTCGGTCTCAGCATGATGAACGCGGCCCCCATCCTCGTCTTCGTGACGGCGTGCGTCGCGGTCTTGCCGCTGGCGGGCTTGATGGGTGAGGCCACTGAATCGTTGGCGGAACGGACCGGCCCGACGATTGGCGGGTTGCTCAACGCCACGTTCGGCAACGCCGCCGAATTGATTATCGCGATCGTAGCCCTCAAGGCCGGTCTGATCGAGCTGGTCAAGGCCTCGATTACCGGCAGCATTCTCGGGAACCTGTTGCTGATTCTCGGACTCTCGTTCATTGCTGCCGGCACCAAAACGCCGATCGTGAAGTTCAACCGGGCCAATGCCGGGATGAGCGCCGCGATGCTCGCCCTCGCGGTGATTGGCTTGGTCTTTCCGGCGCTGTTTCATGCCACGCATGGGCCGCCGAACGCCACCGCTGAATTGTATTTGTCCGAGGCGGTGTCGGTCATCCTGATCGCCACGTACCTCTTGTCGCTCCTGTTCTCGCTCAAGACCCATCGAGCCCTGTTCGGCGGCGGCGATCATCCGGCCATCGAGCCCAAGTGGCGGGTTGGGCCGGCGATTGGGATTCTGGCGCTGGCCACGGCCGGGATCGTGATCGAATCCGAGCTGCTGGTCCACTCGGTGCAGTCGGTGACGGCCACCTTCGGTCTGACCCAGACCTTCGTCGGGCTGGTCATCATCCCGATCATCGGGAACGCCGCGGAGCATGCCACGGCCATCGTGGTGGCCCGGAAGGGTCAGACCGACCTGGCCCTCCAGATCGCCCTTGGATCAAGCACACAAATCGCACTTTTGGTGGCACCGGTCCTGGTGTTTGTCGGGTTATTCCTGGGCACCGACATGAATTTGGTCTTCCCGGTGTTCGATGTCGCGGCGCTCGCAGTGTCGACCATCGTGATTGCAATTATCACCTTGGACGGCGAGACCCATTGGTTCGAAGGGGCCCAATTGCTAGCGGTTTATGCCATGATGGCGGCCGCCGCTTTCTTCATTTGACTTGGGTGACTGGTGGTCCTAAGTTACTAAGCCATAACCTTTTACGAAAGAGACCCGGGTGAGGAATCGCCCGACCATCTTGATGTTTGGCCTGGCGGGAAAGCCGGTCCCCGAGTTGGTCCAGACATGGGCCACGGAGAAGGATTTCCCCATCGAGATCCTGGACCAGCCGGACGACGTCGAGTCGATCATTCTCCGGGGGCACCCCTGCTTCCTGGTGGTGGACGGCGATGCCGCCGACGGCATGGGCCCGGAGTTGGTCCGGCGTCTGAAGAGCGATTCCTTTACCGCAATTGTCCCGACCCTGGTTCTGGCCACCCAGCACCACCCGGACCGGACGCGACAGTGGTTCGCGGCCGGGGCGGAGGAGATCCTCACCGAAGTGTTCCCGCCGGAGGAACAGCGGGCCCGGCTGGACGCCCTCCTGGTTCGGAGCCAACGGGACGTCTCGGTCCACCCCTCGACCCGGCTGCCCGGCGCTCCCGAAATTGACCGCGAAATCCGGCGCCGGCTCGATGCGACCCTGGACTTCGCGGTGTGCTACGCCGACCTGGATCACTTCAAGGAATACAACGACCGGTACAGTTACAATGACGGCGACCGGGTCATCTACATGCTGTCCCGGATTCTTCACGATGTGGCCAAGGGGCTCCTCGGCCCGCGGGGCTTCGTCGGGCATATCGGCGGCGACGACTTCATCTTCATCATCCCGGCATCCGAGATTAGCCTGGTGTGCACCGAGATCTTGTCGGTGTTTGACACGTTGGTCCCATATCAGTACAACGAGCAAGACCGGCGGGCAGGGTACTACCTCGGCAAGGACCGTCGAGGGCCACTGCACCGGGTACCCTTGATGACGCTGTCCGTCGGCATTGTCACCAACCGCCACCGCTCGTTTGCTCACCCGGCTGAAGTGAGCGAACTCGCCACTGAAATGAAGAGCTACGCCAAGACCCTGCCTGGCTCTGTTTTCGTGGTTGATCTCCGGCAGGCACGTAGCGACGAGAAGTAGGGGACTGGGGAATGAACGTTACCTGCACCGCCTGCCAAACTGTTTTCCGAGTCGACCCGGCTAAAGTTCCCGCGGCCGGTGTCCGGGCCCGTTGCTCGGTCTGAAGCGGGGTATTCTGGGTCCGCCACCCGGTCGCCATCCCCATCAGCAGCGCGCCGCCGTTACCGGCCGATCCGGTACCAGTGGTGGCGACCGGATCCTCTCCGGCGTCGGCGCCGGTTGCCCCGGCCGTCGCACCGCCGGCCCGGGTCGAGGTCGCATCGTCGGTGCCGGCACCGCTGTTGGCGCCGCTCTCCCTGATCGCTCCGCGACCGGAGGGTCCTGCTGTGGCGCCTCCGGTGTGGCGGCCCGAGCCGACCGAACCGCTGCGATTGCCGCCGAACCTCGTCCAACCGTCGGGCTGGCCGGCATTGCGTCCGACCTCGAATCCAAGCCCTCGTCCGGCCCCGCCGGCGGATCCCGGGGCCAAGAAGCCCCGGGGGAATCCTTTCCTCAGCCAGGATCCGGCCGCCAAGGCCCGACGGCTGGCCCGGGCCCTGATCTCGGACATGGTTGTCTACCACCCCGCCAAGCGGCGCGAAGGCCTCCAAAACGCCTCGCTCAAGCGGCTCTTCGACGAAGAAATTCGGAAGAGTTGGGAAGAGTATGTCGACCAAGTGGGCAAGGACGTGGCCGAGTCGACCCCGTTTTTCCACGAAGCATTGAATGAGATCCTGGCCGGGGGCAGTCCGGTTTTCCCGTAGAAACCATCGCCCTTTCCCCCTATATTTCGTTTGAGCCGGCCCTCCGGTCCCACGGAAGGCCGGCTCGCTTCTTTCTCGAAACCGGAGAGTATTCCCATGGCCGATACTGCCGAGCGCTTGACGACGTTGGACCGGCGGATGACCGAACTTCGAGACTTTCTTTGACTTGCCTGCCAAGACGGAGCGCCTCGCGGTTCTCGAGACCGACCAACTGATGCCCGGCTTTTGGGCCAACCAGGAGCGGGCTCGCGTGGTGGTGCAAGAGGTCAAGTCCCTGAAGGGATGGATCGGCCCGTCGGCCGATATCGCGCGCCGGCTCGCCGACGCTCGGGGTCTTGTTGAGTTGCTGGCGATCGAGCCGGACCCCGACCTGGCCGAGGACCTCGAGGGCGAGATCACGGCGCTGGAGCGGGCCACCGAGTCGTTCGAGCTCAAGTCGATGCTCCAGGGCGCGGACGACCATCGGGACGCGCTGCTGACGGTCCATCCCGGGGCCGGGGGTACTGAGTCGCAAGACTGGGCTGAGATGCTGACGCGAATGTACCGACGGTGGGCGGAACAGCACGGCTATCGGGTCAACGTGCTCGACATCGAACCGGGCGAAGAGGCCGGGATCAAGTCCGCGTCGCTCGAGATCATCGGTGAATATGCGTATGGGTTCTTGAAGGCGGAAAAAGGCGTCCACCGGCTGGTTCGGATTTCGCCGTTCGACTCCCAAGCCAGGCGGCACACCTCGTTCGCGTCGGTCTTCGTGTATCCGGAAATCGACGATACGATCGAAATTGACCTCCGGGACGAAGATATCAAGATGGATGTGTTCCGGGCCTCGGGGGCCGGCGGACAGCACGTCAATAAGACGTCCTCCGCGGTGCGCCTGACCCACATGCCGACCAAGACGGTGGTGTCGTGCCAGCAGGAGCGGAGCCAGCACAAGAACAAAGAAACCGCGATGAAGATGCTCCGCTCGGCCCTCTACCAACTCAAGCTGGAGGAACAGGAGGCGGCCCGTGCCAAAGTGGAAGCGACCAAGACGGACAACTCATGGGGCAATCAGATCCGGTCGTACGTGTTCCAGCCGTACACTATGGTGAATGACCATCGGACCGAGCTCAAGATCTCCGACGTTCAGCGGGTCATGGATGGCGATTTGGACGCCTTCATCCGGGCCTATCTCAAGCGGTTTGGAAGGTCGATCGGATGACCAGCGCTGACGAACGGAATTACGTCGAGCAGGCCCGGCGCGACACTCGGACTCAACTCGAAGCGCTGGGCGTTCGGCCATACGCCTATCGGTTTGACCGGAGTCATACCGCCTCGGCTGCTGTGGCGGCCTACCAGGACGAGATGGCCGACGCGGGCCCGGTGGTTCGGGTCGCCGGCCGGGTGGTGGCGCTCCGTTCCCAGGGCAAGACCATGTTCGCCCACCTTGAAGATCACACCGGCAAGGTCCAGGTGTACATTCGCCAGGATCAGCTCGGTGACCAGTATGCGGTCGCCAAGCTGGTGGACCTCGATGACTTCCTGGGCGTTTCGGGACAGTTGTTCCGAACCCGGACCGGGGAGGTCACCGTGAAGGCCTCGGCGGTCGAAATCCTGACCAAGAGTCTCAAGCCGCTGCCTCGAGGCAAGGCCCAAACGTCGGAGACCGGTGAGGTCGTGACGTTCGGTGGCGTCCATGATCCGGAGTTTCGGTACCGGCAGCGGTATGCGGACTTGGCGGTGCATCCCGAGGTCCGCCAGGTGTTCGTGACTCGGGCCGCGGCCATTCGATTTATCCGGCGGTTCATGGACGATCGAGGCTACCTCGAGGTTGAGACGCCGATTCTGCAGCCCTTGTACGGTGGCGCGGCGGCCCGGCCGTTCGTCACCCACCACAACGCGCTCGACATGCCGCTCTACCTGCGGATTGCCGACGAACTCTATTTAAAGCGGCTGATCGTGGGCGGGTTCGATCGGGTGTACGAGATCGGCCACGACTTCCGTAACGAGGGCATGGACCGGACTCACAATCCGGAATTCACCATGCTGGAGTTCTATGAGGCCTACGCCGACTATACCGACATGATGGCCATGATGGAGGCGATGATTCCCGGTCTGGTCGAGCATTGCCGGGGAAGCACGACGATCGACGTGGAGGGCCGGGCCATCGACTTCACGCCACCGTGGCCGCGGCTCCCGTTCGCCGAGTCGGTGGCCGAGCGGTCCGGGGTTGATATTCTGACAGCGTCGGAGTCCGCGATGCGGGATCGGTTGGTCCAGGCGGGCGCCACGAGGGAGGCGGCGGCCGCCATGACCGGCGGCAAGCTGATTGACGAAATGTTCAAGACATTCGTGGAACCACATTTGATCCAGCCGACGTTCGTTACCGAGCATCCGGTGATGATCTCGCCGTTGGCCAAGAAGCACCGGTCGAAGCCGGGAGTCGTGGAGCGCTTTGAACTTTTCGTCAATGGCCGGGAGATCGCCAATGCCTTCAGCGAACTCAACGATCCGGACGATCAGCGGGCCCGGTTTGAGGATCAGGTCCGACAACGAGCGGCCGGTGACGACGAGACGCAACTCTACGACGCGGACTACGTGCGGGCCTTGGAATACGGGATGCCGCCAACCGGCGGGCTTGGCCTTGGGATCGACCGACTGGTCATGCTCCTGACCGGGCAGGAGTCGATCCGTGATGTGATCTTGTTTCCGGCCATGCGCCCGGAGCGGGTGTCCGGGGAGGAAGGCGGCGGGTGACGCCGCGGCAGGGATGGTGGCCGAACGCGGTCGAGCGCACGATTGCGGTTCGGTATCTCCGGGGGCGCCCGTCCTCGCGGTTTACCAGCCTCAACACCAAGATCGCCACCGGTGGCGTCGCCATCGGGGTAGCGGCGCTCGTCGTTGTCTTAGGAGTCATGAACGGGCTCCACGACGATCTCCGGGACAAGATCCTGATCGGCAACCCCCACATTCATGTGTTGACCTACGGGGCCAACCTCAAGGTCGACAACTGGCGGGCGGTGCTCGATTCGGTTCGGCAGGATCCCGAGGTGGTGGCGGCGGCCCCCGAAGTGCTCGTCAAAGGGCTGCTCATCAATAGCTCGAACTACCCGGCCGGTGTGGATGTCGTTGGATTCGATCCGGACACCGGGGCGGTGGCGGTGACGACACTTCCCCAGGCGGTGGCCGGCGGGGCGCTGTCGTTCACCCCCACATCCGACACCGTCGACGGTGGCATCATCTTGGGCTATCGCCTCGCCGAGCGGCAATCAGTCCTGGTTGGGGACATCGTCACTCTGTTTTCGGCCGGCGACATCGGGAAGATCAACCGGGCATTGGGCGTTCGAACCCCGCGGCCGTGGGTCTTCGAAGTCACCGGGACGTTCAACACCGGGATGTACCAGTACGATGACCAGTTTGCGGTGGTGCGGCTCGACGTCGGCCAGCGCGTGGCCGGTCTTGGGACGGCCGTCTCGGGGATTCAGGTCCGGGTTACCGACGCGTGGCGGGCCCAGACCGTGGCGCGGCGGCTTGAAGACCGGCTCGGCTATCCGTACCGAACGTCGGCCTGGCAGGATCAGAACCAGAGTCTGTTTGGCGCGATGAAACTCGAGAAGATCGGCATGGGTCTCATCATCACGTTCATTTCGATCGTGGCGGCGTTCAACATCCTCGGCACTCTGACCATGATCGTGGGCGAGCGGACCCGGGAAATCGGTATCCTCCTGGCCATGGGCCTGACCTCGCGGTCGATTGGGCGAATTTTCGTGACTCAGGGGGCGGTCATTGGGGTCGTTGGGACCGGCCTGGGTCTGGTCGCCGGCTTGGTCCTGGGGTTCATCCTCGATGGATCAGCGCTGATCCGGATCGACCCGTCGGTGTATTTCATCGATCACCTGCCGGTGCACACCGAACCGCTCGATGTGGCGCTGGTCGTCTTGGTGAGCTTTGCGATTACCCTGGCCGCCACGATCCCGGCGACCCGATCCGCCTCGCGGCTCGAACCGGTGGCAGCGATTCGTCACGAATGACCGTCATTCTCGAGGCCCGCGAACTCGGGCGAACCTACCTCGGGGGTGACGGCTCGCCGATTACGGTGCTGGACGGGCTCGAGGTGGCGGTTGCCGCCGGTGAGTTCGTCGCCATCGTCGGCGCCAGCGGCGCCGGGAAGAGCACCCTGCTGCACCTCCTCGGGGCGTTGGATGGGCCAAGTCATGGTTCGGTGCACCTCGAGGGACGTTCGGTCGGTTCGCTCACGCCGGTCGAGAAGGCCCGGGTGCGGAACGAACGGGTCGGGTTTGTGTTTCAGTTTCACCACCTGCTTCGGGATTTCACGGCCGTTGAAAACGTCATGATGCCGCTGGTCATCGCCGGGGTCAGCGAGGCGGAGGCGACGGGGCGAGCGGTCGAGGTTCTGAATCAACTTGGACTCGGACACCGGCTGGGCCATTACCCGGCTCAGCTGTCCGGAGGGGAACAGCAGCGAGCCGCGGTGGCGCGGGCGGTGGTTACCCGGCCGGCCGTGGTGCTCGCGGATGAACCGTCAGGA
It includes:
- a CDS encoding GTPase Era, with the translated sequence MAQGPKLMTRCGRIAIAGRPNVGKSSLLNALVGDRLAMVSPKAQATREPVIGLRSEGENQFIFEDLPGLLDPSYLLQRRMVALAVAAIERADVILHLHPAAEFPAPDLVTLLPSGVRPTHPVVVAYTKADVVPPAKRVAGQLYVSTEPVQGLDVLTAILARHLPERPWQYPGDDLGTQPVRFFVTEYLREAAFQHLEDEVPYSFASVVEEFREAADPIYIRTTLFVERESQKRILIGAGGRTIKSIGQHARLRLEQLLGGRVFLETWVKVVPHWRQSSEVLARLGFPEHS
- a CDS encoding Trm112 family protein is translated as MSLAPELLEILVCPKCKGDLEHRPDEQVLICRACRLVYPIEDDIPVMLIDEARPL
- the cax gene encoding calcium/proton exchanger, which produces MSRLPAGLPNRRRYSRDADRRGPPAVTEGSLLERTVATATDLAASHRHNFVGTEHLLAGLLQDSDGFAATLIAKTGLDLGVVRAGLMDGLRQASESESAARLSVSRFAERALEMAKASAAADGRAAVEERDLLQVLIAQPKGRMAQLLKGDGTALLALRAALGTPPPAPAAPRPERKAPDRPEPKPKPAEAKPARPAREPRPPRGGPAPSQPRPPRGAPEPEERDPRPLRIARPDPPRRFRWSLLLLLAVPASVGLSMMNAAPILVFVTACVAVLPLAGLMGEATESLAERTGPTIGGLLNATFGNAAELIIAIVALKAGLIELVKASITGSILGNLLLILGLSFIAAGTKTPIVKFNRANAGMSAAMLALAVIGLVFPALFHATHGPPNATAELYLSEAVSVILIATYLLSLLFSLKTHRALFGGGDHPAIEPKWRVGPAIGILALATAGIVIESELLVHSVQSVTATFGLTQTFVGLVIIPIIGNAAEHATAIVVARKGQTDLALQIALGSSTQIALLVAPVLVFVGLFLGTDMNLVFPVFDVAALAVSTIVIAIITLDGETHWFEGAQLLAVYAMMAAAAFFI
- a CDS encoding diguanylate cyclase gives rise to the protein MRNRPTILMFGLAGKPVPELVQTWATEKDFPIEILDQPDDVESIILRGHPCFLVVDGDAADGMGPELVRRLKSDSFTAIVPTLVLATQHHPDRTRQWFAAGAEEILTEVFPPEEQRARLDALLVRSQRDVSVHPSTRLPGAPEIDREIRRRLDATLDFAVCYADLDHFKEYNDRYSYNDGDRVIYMLSRILHDVAKGLLGPRGFVGHIGGDDFIFIIPASEISLVCTEILSVFDTLVPYQYNEQDRRAGYYLGKDRRGPLHRVPLMTLSVGIVTNRHRSFAHPAEVSELATEMKSYAKTLPGSVFVVDLRQARSDEK
- a CDS encoding peptide chain release factor 2 (programmed frameshift), producing MADTAERLTTLDRRMTELRDFLDLPAKTERLAVLETDQLMPGFWANQERARVVVQEVKSLKGWIGPSADIARRLADARGLVELLAIEPDPDLAEDLEGEITALERATESFELKSMLQGADDHRDALLTVHPGAGGTESQDWAEMLTRMYRRWAEQHGYRVNVLDIEPGEEAGIKSASLEIIGEYAYGFLKAEKGVHRLVRISPFDSQARRHTSFASVFVYPEIDDTIEIDLRDEDIKMDVFRASGAGGQHVNKTSSAVRLTHMPTKTVVSCQQERSQHKNKETAMKMLRSALYQLKLEEQEAARAKVEATKTDNSWGNQIRSYVFQPYTMVNDHRTELKISDVQRVMDGDLDAFIRAYLKRFGRSIG
- the lysS gene encoding lysine--tRNA ligase, whose translation is MTSADERNYVEQARRDTRTQLEALGVRPYAYRFDRSHTASAAVAAYQDEMADAGPVVRVAGRVVALRSQGKTMFAHLEDHTGKVQVYIRQDQLGDQYAVAKLVDLDDFLGVSGQLFRTRTGEVTVKASAVEILTKSLKPLPRGKAQTSETGEVVTFGGVHDPEFRYRQRYADLAVHPEVRQVFVTRAAAIRFIRRFMDDRGYLEVETPILQPLYGGAAARPFVTHHNALDMPLYLRIADELYLKRLIVGGFDRVYEIGHDFRNEGMDRTHNPEFTMLEFYEAYADYTDMMAMMEAMIPGLVEHCRGSTTIDVEGRAIDFTPPWPRLPFAESVAERSGVDILTASESAMRDRLVQAGATREAAAAMTGGKLIDEMFKTFVEPHLIQPTFVTEHPVMISPLAKKHRSKPGVVERFELFVNGREIANAFSELNDPDDQRARFEDQVRQRAAGDDETQLYDADYVRALEYGMPPTGGLGLGIDRLVMLLTGQESIRDVILFPAMRPERVSGEEGGG
- a CDS encoding ABC transporter permease, whose protein sequence is MTPRQGWWPNAVERTIAVRYLRGRPSSRFTSLNTKIATGGVAIGVAALVVVLGVMNGLHDDLRDKILIGNPHIHVLTYGANLKVDNWRAVLDSVRQDPEVVAAAPEVLVKGLLINSSNYPAGVDVVGFDPDTGAVAVTTLPQAVAGGALSFTPTSDTVDGGIILGYRLAERQSVLVGDIVTLFSAGDIGKINRALGVRTPRPWVFEVTGTFNTGMYQYDDQFAVVRLDVGQRVAGLGTAVSGIQVRVTDAWRAQTVARRLEDRLGYPYRTSAWQDQNQSLFGAMKLEKIGMGLIITFISIVAAFNILGTLTMIVGERTREIGILLAMGLTSRSIGRIFVTQGAVIGVVGTGLGLVAGLVLGFILDGSALIRIDPSVYFIDHLPVHTEPLDVALVVLVSFAITLAATIPATRSASRLEPVAAIRHE
- a CDS encoding ABC transporter ATP-binding protein; the encoded protein is MTVILEARELGRTYLGGDGSPITVLDGLEVAVAAGEFVAIVGASGAGKSTLLHLLGALDGPSHGSVHLEGRSVGSLTPVEKARVRNERVGFVFQFHHLLRDFTAVENVMMPLVIAGVSEAEATGRAVEVLNQLGLGHRLGHYPAQLSGGEQQRAAVARAVVTRPAVVLADEPSGNLDPANARVLHEVLAALRERFNTALVVATHNSELASQADRVLRLEGGRLTELDRSAERPAAL